In Panicum virgatum strain AP13 chromosome 5K, P.virgatum_v5, whole genome shotgun sequence, the genomic window ccgtctatGAAAAAATGCAACTCTGACATTCTTCAAACCAATAAATAGATAAAATGATACAGTACCCCTACTAAAATATTCTCCAAACATGCTAAAACCATCGTGGCCATCGCTGCATGGGGAGCAGAGGATCTACATGGGGGGCTAGGGGGTCAAGCCCCCCTACCTCCCCAAGAATCATGGATATCTTCCTAAGGCCTCCACCATTTTTGGGAAGAAATAATGAAGAaggaggggaggaaggagagaaagAAATGAGCCCCTTCTTTCTTTATATCTTGGCTAGATTCACCCCTGCCTTTTCTAGTCCTCTGCTCAAAATCGGATCATCCAAAGGCTGACGATTTCACCTTTACCCGGTTTTCTTCCTTCCTTTCGCTTGCAAAACGTGACTctgtttttttgaaaaaaaaatctggaaaATATCCGGCCTCAGCTAGCACTGAATGATAGCTTCCAGCAAAAAACGTGACTCTGATAGTCTGAAATCACATCTCTCTTAAATATTTGGGAGTtctttcttatttttctgataGTCTGATACCCTCGTCCTTCCGACACCTCTCCCGCTCACGAGCAATGTCCACCATGTGATGCCCTTGTTCCGCCCTCCTCCCATCATCTCCAAAATATCCTGCCACGCTAGATCATCCACTGAACTAAAATTGCTTCGTCGAGCTATAATTGTGACGTCCCAGTCTTGCTGTCCTcacatcatctccaaaataTCCTGCCATTTAGTGGAGATTGCGTTGAGCCAGGGGGGCCATGGCCCACTTTGGTCTCCACTAAGCTCCGCCACTGGCTATCGTAACACCGCCAAATAAACCGTCTGTCCACCGCTTACCAATTAAGCTTTGAATCCTACTCGCAATAGCTCTGTTGATGACCTCGCTGGAGCGTAACAGAGTGACAACATATCCAGTGTTACCGCTTTTTAGGTGTTACCGTGTTATCAAACTTAATTACATCTAGACCTGTCAGAGATAGTGAAAGGGTCAGGAGAGGAAAGGAAACTCAGgtgcaaaaaagaagaagaaaccccCAAAGGTCAGTATTTCGAGAAAAATGGCAATAGTAATCTTGGCAGGAGATGAGCGTGGCCGCAGCTGTCTAGTTACCGGCCCGCCCAGTGATGATTAGTCGACTCCTAAGCCGAAAATGACCCTCGAGCCGATCGACCGATTTTATTAGTCAGTCAATCCCAATCACTAGAGCCGGGGTTAACATGGACGCGTCGACCGATTCACTGGGCCGTGATCACGGACAGGTTCATCGTGGCCGAGCACCAACCGCGCCCAGATCCACTATCCGTACCAGCTCTAAGAACACACAGCTGAGTGGGGTGAGGTGAGCTATCAGATTTTAGGTCCCACGAATTATTGCAGGAGGAGCGCGCGTAGTATGTACTCACCCACCAGCAAGTGATGCTGCTACCAACAAACTGATTAAAATTTCAGATCAGAAAGGGATTGGTCGAGATTTTTCTATATAAAAAAAGGTAATTTAGCTTGCCGGTTTTTATCACGTCATGCCAGCTTGTCTTCTAGAAGTTCAAGTACTACCACGAGAACATTCTCGAAACGAAGCAGTACCAGCGTACTAATGCGCGGTAGTAATCTCTTTTTTAcccttcttttctcctttggAGTAATAAATAATTAGCAAGATGGTCCGTGTAAATTGCTCAGGTGGCTAgctttttttattttacaaTCTCAATTCCTAAAAGTTCGTGCATACATGCACCTATATTATCTTATATCCGCTACTCCTTTTCCACCTGTGGTGTCTACGGGATTACAAATTTCTATTCCAGCGGGTAAGGTACAATCTTCTTTATTCTTACCGTCCTCTATGATCATCATCACCCTCTCGAAATCTAACTCGTGTTAacttttttaccacctttcttTTAATTAGAATTTATTTTAGTTCTCTAACATAATGCTATTAAATTGTGCTTCTTTATAACCATTCCAATATTTTTTATCGGTGTTTGGTAGGGTTTCATCTCCATCTAAAATATTGAATTAGTTCTGACTTCAATGGTAAAACCACATTTTTGGTGAGGCCAAACCGTTTCAAAAACAAATATTCAAAAGAGCAACTTGTTGATCGTAATGTGATACTAGATGGGAGAACACTTATAGCTTTGAGGGTGGAGAAGCCAGATAAACCCATTTTTTTGGATCCTCCTCTCTATTGTAGGTCATTCTAATATACATAGTAGTTTCTACTATGCATctatatatatttatgtttaGGTACATAGCAAAGtctataaatttagaaaaaataaaatgactaataatttgataCAGAGAGAGTAGCGTCGAGAATAAGGGAAGAAACACAAATCTCCCTTTAAAAGAAGAAAGCGCTTTTGGCAGGAGAGCGTGGCCGCAGCTATCTACCTAGTGATAATTAGTCGACTCCGAAGCCGACCGACCGATTAGGCAATCGCAATCACTCTAGGCGCCAGGGTTAACATGGACGCGTCGACGGCCGATTCACTTGGTCGTGATCACGGACAGGTTCATCGCGGCCAGGCACCAACCGCGGCCGGGTGCACAGCTAGCTGCGAGCTGCCTCCATCCATCAGAAAAGGAATGGACCACCGCGACCAGCAGTTCGTCCTGACATCATGGAGAACCAGTTGATACTCCATCGGGCGATTATATATAGTGGTGAGCGAGCACTTTGCTGACACGCCGATCAGCAGGCTATAAGCAATAGCTCCATCTTGTCAGTGATCAGCAATCGGTGATGGCGTCGGAGAAGAGCAAGATCCTGGTGGTCGGCGCCACGGGGTACCTGGGCCGGCACGTCgtcgcggcgagcgcgcggctgGGCCACCCGACCTTGGCGCTCGTCAGGGACACGGCGCCGTCCGACCCGGCCAAGGCGGCGCTGCTCAAGAGCTTCCAGGACGCCGGCGTGACACTCCTCAAGGGCGACCTCTACGACCAGGCCAGCCTGGTGAGCGCCGTCAAGGCCGCCGACGTGGTCATCTCCACGCTCGGGTCGCTGCAGCTCGCCGACCAGACCAGGCTCATCGacgccatcaaggaggccggCAACGTCAAGGTTCCTCTCGTTCTTTAATCCGTTCTTGCTTGCATTGCCTCCTCATCAATGTCGTCGTCGTCAATGTCTCGATCTGGTAGGCATGCTAGCTACTAGATGGGAATCTAACTGGGATAGATGGATGCGCAGAGGTTCTTCCCGTCGGAGTTCGGGCTGGACGTGGACCACACGGGCATCGTGGAGCCGGGCAAGTCCGTCCTGTCCGCCAAGGTGGCCATCCGGCGCGCCGTCGAGGCCGCCGGCATCCCGTACACGTACGTGGTGGCCGGCTTCTTCGCGGGCTACGCGCTGCCCGGCATCGGGCAGGCCCTCGCCCAGGGGCCCCCCGCCGACAAGGCCGTCGTGCTCGGCGACGGCAACGCCAAGGCCGTGTACGTGGAGGAGGGCGACATCGGGACGTACACggtgctcgccgccgacgacccgCGCGCCGAGAACAAGACGCTGTACGTGCGGCCGCCGGCCAACACGCTGTCGCACAACGAGCTGCTGGCGCTATGGGAGAAGAAGTCTGGCAGGGGGTTCGAGCGGGAGTACGTCCCGGAGGAGACCGTCCTGAAGCAGATCCAAGGTCAGTGGTGCTGGTGCCTGGTCGCCGTCGCGCCGGTGGATAGCATGCGTGGTGAACGATTCTGATTTGATTTCTGGGTGCAGAGTCGCCGGTGCCGGCGAACATCATCCTGTCGATCTGGCACGCGGCGCAGGTGAGGGGGGAGCAGACGGGATTCGAGGTCGACCCGGCGAAGGGGGTGGAGGCCGCCGATCTGTACCCGGACGTCAAGTACACCACCGTCGACGAGTACCTTGACAGGTTCCTCTGAGGAAGACAGCGCGCGCGACGTGTGCTCGCGGCGGCTGCCGCGGCTCCTGTCGTCGCCTCtgctctgctgctgccgccgtgcGGGTCACCTGCTGGTAGCTGGTGACGCTGCGGCTGCGCCGCTGCCACCTACATGCGTGATCATAGATGTGTCTCCGATCGTCGAGGTCCTGATGCCAATTTCCATGGCAATAAGATCAGTTCCCTTTGGTGGATCGCGATCcagtttttgttgcatttgtgTACTGTATGTGCTGCTACTCTTGTAATGGACGGCCCGGCCATTTCTTAAGCAGTCCCCGGGCCGGCCGGTTGATCGGTGACGGCCGGTCTGCCTCGCCGTGGCATGTGTGGCCTCACGCCTAACGTTCTCCATCTGTACCTGCCCAGCCGCGCAGGTAAAGATGGATCCCAGTCGCGAGCGCGACGTCCCCGCCCTGTAAGTCGCCGCGCGCCGTCCAGCCGTGTGCCAGGCCGCAGCAGAGGGCCCCTCGTCCGTGGAGCCGTGCACCCAGCAGCTAGCGGTAGCCCAGCAGTAGATTGCAGGCACATCGTGGCGGCGGGCGAGCGAGCAAACCGATTGACCAAAGGCAACCAATATGCATGGCCGATGGCCCCGAACAAGGAGACCAGGATCCTGGTGATCGGCGGCCCGGGGTACGCAAGCCGCCGGCCAACACGATGTCGCACAACGAGACGAGCTCCTGTCGCTGTGGGAGAAGAAGACCGGCCGGGCGTTCCGGCGGGTCGACGTCGCGGAGGACGTCATCGCCAAGATGATCCGAGATCAGGGCGATTCTTCTCTCTATGACGCGTACGGCATTCGACTCAACTACGAAATGCGAACGGGATTGACGATTCTGCAGAGGCTCCTCTCGCGCCGTCGATgggggcggccgccggcgagctgtaCCAGGACGTCGTGTACACCACCGTGAGAGAATACCTCCACAGGATGCTATCTGGTCGATCCAGACGATGTTCATCTCGCTGGCGAGCTTGCTGTTGTGGTGTTGCATCTCGAGTATTCCCTTTCGAGCTTCAGCTTGTTTTTATCTCTAATAATGGATGGATCGACCTTGGTTTCAAACAGATGATTATTTTAAATCTATAAAATCATCCTTTCCAACCGAACATAACTAGTACCCATGTTAGCAACGACGGGTGTCACACCCAGGCACGAAATCGGGAGGTACATTTTTCATTTTGAATATTTCAATGACACGAAGGACTGTAAATTTTCTGAATATGCAAAGTTCA contains:
- the LOC120706269 gene encoding isoflavone reductase homolog IRL: MASEKSKILVVGATGYLGRHVVAASARLGHPTLALVRDTAPSDPAKAALLKSFQDAGVTLLKGDLYDQASLVSAVKAADVVISTLGSLQLADQTRLIDAIKEAGNVKRFFPSEFGLDVDHTGIVEPGKSVLSAKVAIRRAVEAAGIPYTYVVAGFFAGYALPGIGQALAQGPPADKAVVLGDGNAKAVYVEEGDIGTYTVLAADDPRAENKTLYVRPPANTLSHNELLALWEKKSGRGFEREYVPEETVLKQIQESPVPANIILSIWHAAQVRGEQTGFEVDPAKGVEAADLYPDVKYTTVDEYLDRFL